The following proteins are co-located in the Syngnathus scovelli strain Florida chromosome 21, RoL_Ssco_1.2, whole genome shotgun sequence genome:
- the LOC125991465 gene encoding melanopsin-A isoform X2: MKRIRKTFHASHLSHPSQGAAAPSYPFPTVDVPDHAHYTIGVVILVVGITGILGNFLVIYAFCRSRSLRTPSNIFIINLAITDFFMSMTQAPIFFVSSMYKRWIFGKRGCELYAFCGALFGICSMMTLMVIAVDRYVVITRPLASLGSMSRRKALSIVAVAWLYSMGWSLPPFFGWSAYVPEGLMTSCSWDYMTFTPAVRSYTMLLFTFVFFIPLFVIIFCYCCIFRAIRHTTRAFEKINCEGSRETAKRFRKMKSEWKMAKIALIVILLFIISWAPYSCTALTAFAGYADLLTPYMNSVPAVIAKASAIHNPIIYAITHPKYRSALSRYVPYMRALLCVRVRDRFGSSSFQSTRRSTLTSQSESNRHCKPAHSSQSDSESAHLSDIEDDGSFRASANPQVSCDVKHGRRSSQRLKSVMEAEDISMSDLGFLPKSHLPASLCQAADEFGPRLIHKPTPAVIVTSISSPSILHSPPGFHGNHSKGFSPVAKASLDIARLDAPSATA, from the exons ATGAAGCGCATCCGGAAGACGTTCCATGCTTCCCATCTCTCTCATCCCTCCCAG GGCGCCGCGGCTCCGAGCTACCCGTTTCCGACGGTGGACGTCCCAGACCACGCGCACTACACCATCGGGGTGGTCATCCTCGTTGTGGGCATCACGGGCATCCTGGGAAACTTTCTGGTCATTTACGCTTTCTGCAG GAGCCGTAGCCTGCGCACGCCGTCCAACATCTTCATCATCAACCTGGCCATCACCGACTTCTTCATGAGCATGACGCAGGCGCCCATCTTCTTTGTCAGCAGCATGTACAAGAGGTGGATCTTCGGCAAGAGAG GCTGCGAGTTGTACGCCTTCTGCGGCGCCCTTTTCGGCATCTGCAGCATGATGACGCTGATGGTGATCGCCGTGGATCGCTACGTGGTGATCACGCGGCCGTTGGCTTCGCTGGGGTCCATGTCTCGCAGGAAAGCGCTGAGCATCGTGGCGGTGGCCTGGCTCTACTCCATGGGCTGGAGTTTGCCGCCGTTCTTCGGCTGGA GCGCTTACGTCCCAGAGGGTCTCATGACGTCCTGCTCGTGGGACTACATGACGTTCACGCCGGCCGTGCGCTCCTACACCATGCTGCTCTTCACCTTTGTCTTCTTCATCCCGCTGTTTGTCATCATCTTCTGCTACTGCTGCATCTTCAGGGCCATCCGACACACCACTCG GGCCTTCGAGAAGATCAACTGTGAGGGCTCCAGGGAGACTGCCAAGAGGTTCCGCAAGATGAAGAGCGAGTGGAAGATGGCCAAAATCGCGCTGATCGTTATTCTGCTCTTCATCATTTCCTGGGCGCCCTACTCCTGCACGGCGCTCACCGCTTTCGCCGG GTACGCAGACCTGCTGACCCCGTACATGAACTCCGTCCCGGCAGTGATCGCCAAAGCGTCGGCCATCCACAATCCCATCATCTACGCAATCACGCACCCCAAGTACAG GTCTGCGCTCAGCCGCTACGTGCCCTACATGCGTGCGCtgctgtgcgtgcgtgtgcgcgaccGCTTCGGCAGCAGCAGCTTCCAGTCCACCCGCCGCTCCACGCTCACCAGCCAATCGGAGAGCAACCGCCACTGCAAGCCCGCCCACTCCTCGCAGTCGGACAGCGAATCA GCCCACCTCTCCGACATCGAGGACGACGGCTCCTTCCGGGCGTCTGCCAACCCTCAGGTGTCGTGTGATGTCAAACATGGGCGACGCTCCAGCCAGAGGTTAAAG AGCGTGATGGAAGCAGAGGACATCTCCATGTCGGACCTCGGTTTCCTGCCAAAGAGTCACCTCCCTGCCAGT CTGTGCCAAGCAGCGGACGAATTTGGCCCTCGGCTCATCCACAAGCCGACGCCCGCCGTCATTGTCACCTCCATTTCCAGCCCGTCCATACTTCACAGCCCCcctggtttccatggcaaccacaGCAAAGGCTTCAGCCCCGTCGCTAAGGCGTCGCTGGACATCGCCCGACTGGACGCGCCCTCTGCGACGGCGTGA
- the LOC125991465 gene encoding melanopsin-A isoform X1 has protein sequence MDSRLPIGPGMPTPDPPWNVSSISPPHRLMELVPLSTAGAAAPSYPFPTVDVPDHAHYTIGVVILVVGITGILGNFLVIYAFCRSRSLRTPSNIFIINLAITDFFMSMTQAPIFFVSSMYKRWIFGKRGCELYAFCGALFGICSMMTLMVIAVDRYVVITRPLASLGSMSRRKALSIVAVAWLYSMGWSLPPFFGWSAYVPEGLMTSCSWDYMTFTPAVRSYTMLLFTFVFFIPLFVIIFCYCCIFRAIRHTTRAFEKINCEGSRETAKRFRKMKSEWKMAKIALIVILLFIISWAPYSCTALTAFAGYADLLTPYMNSVPAVIAKASAIHNPIIYAITHPKYRSALSRYVPYMRALLCVRVRDRFGSSSFQSTRRSTLTSQSESNRHCKPAHSSQSDSESAHLSDIEDDGSFRASANPQVSCDVKHGRRSSQRLKSVMEAEDISMSDLGFLPKSHLPASLCQAADEFGPRLIHKPTPAVIVTSISSPSILHSPPGFHGNHSKGFSPVAKASLDIARLDAPSATA, from the exons ATGGACTCCCGGCTGCCGATCGGACCCGGCATGCCCACGCCGGACCCTCCGTGGAACGTGAGCTCCATCAGTCCGCCTCACCGGCTCATGGAGCTGGTCCCGCTCTCCACAGCC GGCGCCGCGGCTCCGAGCTACCCGTTTCCGACGGTGGACGTCCCAGACCACGCGCACTACACCATCGGGGTGGTCATCCTCGTTGTGGGCATCACGGGCATCCTGGGAAACTTTCTGGTCATTTACGCTTTCTGCAG GAGCCGTAGCCTGCGCACGCCGTCCAACATCTTCATCATCAACCTGGCCATCACCGACTTCTTCATGAGCATGACGCAGGCGCCCATCTTCTTTGTCAGCAGCATGTACAAGAGGTGGATCTTCGGCAAGAGAG GCTGCGAGTTGTACGCCTTCTGCGGCGCCCTTTTCGGCATCTGCAGCATGATGACGCTGATGGTGATCGCCGTGGATCGCTACGTGGTGATCACGCGGCCGTTGGCTTCGCTGGGGTCCATGTCTCGCAGGAAAGCGCTGAGCATCGTGGCGGTGGCCTGGCTCTACTCCATGGGCTGGAGTTTGCCGCCGTTCTTCGGCTGGA GCGCTTACGTCCCAGAGGGTCTCATGACGTCCTGCTCGTGGGACTACATGACGTTCACGCCGGCCGTGCGCTCCTACACCATGCTGCTCTTCACCTTTGTCTTCTTCATCCCGCTGTTTGTCATCATCTTCTGCTACTGCTGCATCTTCAGGGCCATCCGACACACCACTCG GGCCTTCGAGAAGATCAACTGTGAGGGCTCCAGGGAGACTGCCAAGAGGTTCCGCAAGATGAAGAGCGAGTGGAAGATGGCCAAAATCGCGCTGATCGTTATTCTGCTCTTCATCATTTCCTGGGCGCCCTACTCCTGCACGGCGCTCACCGCTTTCGCCGG GTACGCAGACCTGCTGACCCCGTACATGAACTCCGTCCCGGCAGTGATCGCCAAAGCGTCGGCCATCCACAATCCCATCATCTACGCAATCACGCACCCCAAGTACAG GTCTGCGCTCAGCCGCTACGTGCCCTACATGCGTGCGCtgctgtgcgtgcgtgtgcgcgaccGCTTCGGCAGCAGCAGCTTCCAGTCCACCCGCCGCTCCACGCTCACCAGCCAATCGGAGAGCAACCGCCACTGCAAGCCCGCCCACTCCTCGCAGTCGGACAGCGAATCA GCCCACCTCTCCGACATCGAGGACGACGGCTCCTTCCGGGCGTCTGCCAACCCTCAGGTGTCGTGTGATGTCAAACATGGGCGACGCTCCAGCCAGAGGTTAAAG AGCGTGATGGAAGCAGAGGACATCTCCATGTCGGACCTCGGTTTCCTGCCAAAGAGTCACCTCCCTGCCAGT CTGTGCCAAGCAGCGGACGAATTTGGCCCTCGGCTCATCCACAAGCCGACGCCCGCCGTCATTGTCACCTCCATTTCCAGCCCGTCCATACTTCACAGCCCCcctggtttccatggcaaccacaGCAAAGGCTTCAGCCCCGTCGCTAAGGCGTCGCTGGACATCGCCCGACTGGACGCGCCCTCTGCGACGGCGTGA